A stretch of Alkalicella caledoniensis DNA encodes these proteins:
- a CDS encoding UvrB/UvrC motif-containing protein, translating into MLCQECSKRQASVHFTKIVNGEKMELKLCEVCAKERGDLDLGHGEHFSFHKLLAGLLDIDELQVIGEKVIEKVTCKNCGLTEQVFVNSGRLGCSTCYETFGFKLNPLLKRIQGGTAHVGKVPVRAGGKIRIKREMQNLRDKLNLCIAKENFEQAAIIRDEIRQLEKETERGGS; encoded by the coding sequence ATGCTGTGTCAAGAATGTAGCAAAAGGCAAGCATCTGTCCACTTTACAAAGATAGTAAATGGTGAAAAAATGGAACTAAAGCTATGTGAGGTATGTGCCAAAGAAAGAGGGGACTTAGACCTAGGTCATGGTGAACATTTTTCTTTTCACAAGTTGTTGGCAGGGCTTTTAGATATTGATGAGTTACAAGTTATAGGTGAAAAGGTTATAGAGAAGGTTACATGTAAGAATTGTGGGTTAACTGAGCAGGTTTTTGTTAATTCTGGTAGGCTTGGTTGCAGTACATGCTATGAAACATTTGGTTTTAAATTAAACCCTCTCCTTAAAAGAATACAGGGAGGGACTGCCCACGTAGGGAAAGTCCCTGTAAGAGCTGGAGGAAAAATTAGAATAAAGAGGGAGATGCAAAACCTTAGGGATAAACTGAACTTATGTATAGCTAAAGAAAACTTTGAACAAGCAGCAATAATAAGAGATGAAATTAGACAGCTTGAAAAAGAGACTGAGAGGGGG
- a CDS encoding CtsR family transcriptional regulator, with protein sequence MSRLSNDIERYIKGLIEESQGKFVEIKRNEMAIVLRCVPSQINYVLQTRFSPERGYKVESQRGGGGYIRISKISPKATDILTHLKDYFDGGITHNQCKDLVIRLEETGIFTKREGKILIEITSANVLRIPLPLRDQVRAEMVKVALKNILES encoded by the coding sequence TTGTCAAGATTATCTAATGATATAGAACGATATATTAAAGGTTTAATTGAAGAATCTCAAGGTAAGTTTGTGGAAATTAAAAGAAACGAAATGGCTATTGTACTTAGATGTGTCCCTTCTCAGATAAACTATGTATTACAAACTAGATTTTCTCCTGAGAGAGGGTACAAGGTAGAAAGCCAAAGGGGTGGTGGAGGTTATATACGAATAAGTAAAATTTCTCCTAAGGCCACTGATATCTTAACACACTTAAAGGACTATTTTGATGGGGGGATAACTCACAATCAGTGTAAAGACTTAGTGATTAGACTTGAGGAAACGGGAATATTTACTAAAAGGGAAGGAAAAATACTAATAGAAATTACCAGTGCCAATGTGCTACGGATACCTTTGCCCTTAAGGGATCAGGTTAGGGCTGAAATGGTAAAGGTGGCACTAAAAAATATTTTAGAAAGCTAG